TTTAGATTTAGCTAATGCCTATTTGGATTATGCAAAGTTTCTATCTCAAACAAATCGTTTTGTTCAGGCATTGGAAAATTTAAATGAAGCATTTCAGATATTTGCGGTTCTTGAGAAAAGTTCAGGTATTGAACTTTCGACTTATTACGAATATGAAGGAGATCTATACAGGAACAGGACAATAAAGACCCAGAGAATTGCAAATTTCAAAAATGAGAAGAAACAAAATCTACTTAAGGCTATTGATTCTTACAAAAAGGGATTAGAAGCATTGGAAGTTAGTCAAACCACACCTGAAACGTCTGAAATAAATTTTGAACAAACAATTTCTTTAATGGACTGCATCGGTTTAATAAAGGCAATTGGTGACGTTTACCTGGAAATTGCAATTCTTGACAGCGAACAAAAAGGCCCGGAGTTTAGCAGTAATTTGACTTATGCCCTGAACTGTTATAACAACACCGGTAACCTGATTCAAAAAGCAAGAAAAGAGTTATCAAGTGATGAAAGTAAAATTCAGTTAGTTGGGTTACAATACCAAACCATTAGTAAAACTATTGAAACAGCATACCTCGCTTATAATCATTCGGGCAACCCAAACTTCTTAAATATTGCTTTCAACAATTCAGAACAATTGAAAAGTAGTGCCGTTTTTGATAAAATTGCTACTGATTTGGCACAGGAAAACAGTCTGATACCAGATAGCTTATTAGAATTAGAGCGAAAGCTAAACAATACAATTTCCAACTATACGGAATTGCAATACAAAGAATCTTCTTCTGACGAACCTGATAGCACCTTGCTTACTGAATATAAAAACCGCGTGTTTAATGCATCCAGGCAAAGAGATGAATTAAATCGGTTTATGGAAGAAAACTACCCGGATTACTACGAGCTAAAATATTCCAATACCTTGCCAGAATTACACCTTATTCAAAAGCAACTTGATAAGAAACATGCCTTAGTAGAATATGTACTTATTGATCCGGTAGAGACGGAAGCTAAATTGAATGATAAAACAGATAGTTTACCTTCACTTTATACCTTTGTTATTACAAATAATGAAGTGCTTTTTAACAAGAGCAAGCTCAACAAATTAGAAACAGATGCCCTTGACGTGACTTTTAAATTTATGTCATCAACCGATTATATGTTCACTCAAAAAGAAGATGCCAGGAACTTCTGTACTTCATCGAATCGGTTGTATAATTTGCTTATAAAACCATTTGAATTGGTGCTGAAGGATAAAAACATTACAATAATTCCCGATGGAAAATTAAATTACATTGCTTTTGACGGTTTATTAAAAACACTACCCGATACCAGCAGTACAATACGCTTTAATGAACTTGACTATTTTCTGATGCATGCCAACATCAACTATGCCAACTCAGTTAATATTTACTTAAAGAATCAGGATAATAAACCAAAATTCAGGAACCATGCGTTGGCATTTGCACCTGAATATGCATCTGAAGAGTTTGAGATGACTGGAAAACGTTACCAACTGTCGCCAATACCGGGTGTGATAAAAGAAGTTTCAGCCATTTCAAAATCAGTAAAAACCACTATTTATTCTAAAAGTGAAGCTACCGAGGAAAATTTTCGCAAAGAGTGCGGCAAATATGATATTTTACATTTAGCGATGCACGCCTACATAAATGATTCTCTTCCTGCATACTCCCGCCTGGCGTTTAGTCAGAAAGCCGATTCAACCAAATTAACAAACGATGGTTGGCTAAACACTGCAGACATTTACAACCTGAATTTGAATGCAGGAATGACTGTATTAAGTGCCTGTAATACAGGAACTGGAAAACTTCAGCATGGAGAAGGGCTTATGAGTTTGGCTCGAGGATTTTTATATGCTGGCTGTCCTTCGATAGTAATGTCGTTATGGGAAGTTGAAGACGAAGCCGGTACTCAAATAATGACCTCTTTTTATAAATATTTGAGGGGTGGAAAACCAAAAGATGAAGCATTGCGTCTTGCAAAAATAAATTACCTCGAGAATTCAAATTCACGGCTTGCGCACCCGCATTATTGGATGAGCTTCAAATTTATAGGAGATAACTCTCCCGTTTATACCAGTTATGATATTTATTTCTTTGCCATTCTGGTGGTTCTCATTATTGCTTTTTCAATTGATCAAGGGGTTAGGATAAAAAAAGCCCGTCGTAACCGACAGGCTTAATGAATGTGTATGTAATTTCGAATTAATCTATTGGACGATCATTTTCGACTATTTAAACGAATACTTGAGTTTTCTTAGAATCGCTTTGGCATCATTCTCAAAATGGCCTTTTCGTTCAATTACAGCCAATAACTCATTCCTGGCTTCCTGCTTGTTATCCATTTTAAGATAGCACAATGCCTTGTACCATTCTGCTTCTTCAATAAACAAGTTATTACCGTGCTCAATAACTTGTTCATAAGCATTTACAGCTTTGGTAAATTCATCGAGATTCTGATAACTTAATCCTTTATAAAATTGCGTAACAAACTGTTCATCCGCTGCTATTGTTGCTTCATCAAGCAGGTTAACCACCTCCTGGAATTGCTCATTCTGGTAATACAGTTTTGCTTGCTGAATAATATCAACACTGTTACTCACCGAACGTTCGGAAGCCCATGTTGTTGAAACAAAGTACTTATCATATGTATTTTCAGCGGTATTCGTATTCATTCGCATTGCCCCAAGCAAGCCAACAACAACTAAAACAACTGCTACACTACTTCGCCAAAACCGGGTCGATCCAATTTCAACACGAGGCATAAATATAGATTTTACCTCTTTCTTCTCGGATTCGTCTCTTGCGTCTTTCAGTTTCTGACGTAAGCCCATGATATCTATTTCCGAAACGGCAGAGTTTATATTCTCGCGAAGTGCTACTTCCGCCATCAGATCGGTATTTTCTTTCAATTCAGCACTGAATTCTTCCAACAGGCTTTCCTCCAGTACTCCGTCAATAAAGTCTTCAATGGTTTGCTCACTTACATTCCACGATGTTTCAGACTCCATGATATTTCTTAATTCGCTTCTCAGATCCATTACATCGTTTTCTGCAACAGCCATTTCAAGCTCTTTATGCAAACTAACTTCTGATTGTAACAGTTCATTTTGGTTCAGCTCACCTTCAAACTCGGCCAAAATATCGTCGCCCATTTCTCCCTCAAGATATGCGTCGATATCTTCAACTGAATACTGCGGTTCAACCGATTTTGCCACTTGTTGCAATGTTTCGCGCAAGTTCAGGATGTCTGTTTCCAGAACAGCCTCTTCCAGGCCTTCCAGACCTTCCATGTCAAAACCGTTCAGGTCATCTTCAATAACGACTTGCTCAGAACCGTTTTGCTCTTTGTAATAATGGTGAATGTTTTCGTTGCTGGTTCGCTCATGCTGATATACATGAACTTTTGGGAGCGATTCGAAACTTTCAATAAGTTCTTCGGGTGTTAACTCTGCGGTGGCTTCTTCAAATTCGCTGAAGTCGTCTAACAGCTCGAAAGAGCCATTTAACTTGCCATTTTTTGTACTGTTCGTTTGAATTTTTTCCAGTTTTCCTTTAAGATCAAGAACATCCATTTCCAATATGGCTGACTGAATATTCTTGTGAAGTTCTACTTCATCTCTTAATTCCTGGTTAAACTCTAATTCATTTTCAAATTCTTCTCTTTCTTGGTTGTTTAATAAATCTAAACAGTAATCTTCAATGCGTCCAAATAATTCTGCTTTAGGTGTCATCTTCAAGTATCTTTTTAAATTCTGTATCTTGCTTAATGCGCTTTATCAACAGTTCTTTACATTTATACTTTCTTGTTTTAGCATACTTTTCAGTTTTGTAGCCCATAATTTTTGCAATTTCCTTTAGCGGGACTTTTTCAAAAAACATCTGTAATAGCTTCTGACAATCTGTACTCAAAGTTTTAAAGTGCTTCTGATACAATCCGTATTTCTGGTTTTTTTCAACCAGGTCAACCAGGTTATCATCATAAATGTCCTCCTGGAACGGTAATGAATCATTCAACTTTTCTCTCTCGATTCTTCGTTTCTCCAATTGTTTCAACCATAAAAAACGACATACCGAGAATAAATAACCTTGAAAAGAACTCTTTTCGAAAATTAAATCGTTTTCTTTTAATTTTCGGTAAATTACGATAATAGCTTCCTGAAAAATATCACTGGCATCATCCTCACTTCCTTGGTTTTTCTTAATGAAATAATTTACTTTATAGTAGTACTGTTTGTATATGTACTGCAAAATTAAATTATCATGCCTTAAGATTCCTTTCAGGATTTGCGCATCCGTATAATTTATCATCTTCTAATATATTATTCGTTTATTGGTCAAAAGGTAACCCTTTATTTAAAATTATTCTATTCACAAATTAACAACCGTCCACTTTGCACTTGTGTAATTTAGCTAATTGCCAAGCTGTTACAAGAATTGCTAAAGATAGAAATTAAATTAAAAAAATAAGAAAACTTTCGGATTTATTGTTGCGAAAAGGGTATAAACAAAAAGGACAGGTTCAACAACCTATCCTTTTCTCATTAAACTAACTAACCTAACTAAACCTAAACTTATGAAAATAAACGTAGCACAAAGATAAATGCTTATTGTAAACACAACAACAAAAAGATGTTAAACAGTGTTAAACGTTTTCACTATTAACATTTTCTTTACTGGGCCACAAAAGTATATTGAATGGTACCTGTTTGTGTTTCTGGAGAAGATTCATCAGCATTAAACAGTGTACGTGAAGCTGCTTCTTTTGCATAAGCAAAAATCTGTTTATCCCTGATATTGGTGTTAGCTCGAGGGATGGCTTCAATAACTCTTCCCTGGCGATTTACAACAATTTCAACAGTTACAGTACCTC
Above is a genomic segment from uncultured Draconibacterium sp. containing:
- a CDS encoding CHAT domain-containing tetratricopeptide repeat protein, yielding MKKILFWSYNSQDQMKILKSFKLILFLIILPNMLFSQELNKDSLNLTANNLRQKGVLYTREGNHTAALEAFQQYLAYRKKIYGNEDYYLATAYSAIGISYKNLGENEKALEYYLQAEKNIFLRNPLNYGLLGGLYINIGNVYRAKLDYNNALKYINQALNIYKSQTPINKGNLVDAYYAIAEIYYSTENFEKVISIAEESYSIADTINQIYFDNIVAGSYFSLENNENANSYYNHAISLSKQFYGSSLDLANAYLDYAKFLSQTNRFVQALENLNEAFQIFAVLEKSSGIELSTYYEYEGDLYRNRTIKTQRIANFKNEKKQNLLKAIDSYKKGLEALEVSQTTPETSEINFEQTISLMDCIGLIKAIGDVYLEIAILDSEQKGPEFSSNLTYALNCYNNTGNLIQKARKELSSDESKIQLVGLQYQTISKTIETAYLAYNHSGNPNFLNIAFNNSEQLKSSAVFDKIATDLAQENSLIPDSLLELERKLNNTISNYTELQYKESSSDEPDSTLLTEYKNRVFNASRQRDELNRFMEENYPDYYELKYSNTLPELHLIQKQLDKKHALVEYVLIDPVETEAKLNDKTDSLPSLYTFVITNNEVLFNKSKLNKLETDALDVTFKFMSSTDYMFTQKEDARNFCTSSNRLYNLLIKPFELVLKDKNITIIPDGKLNYIAFDGLLKTLPDTSSTIRFNELDYFLMHANINYANSVNIYLKNQDNKPKFRNHALAFAPEYASEEFEMTGKRYQLSPIPGVIKEVSAISKSVKTTIYSKSEATEENFRKECGKYDILHLAMHAYINDSLPAYSRLAFSQKADSTKLTNDGWLNTADIYNLNLNAGMTVLSACNTGTGKLQHGEGLMSLARGFLYAGCPSIVMSLWEVEDEAGTQIMTSFYKYLRGGKPKDEALRLAKINYLENSNSRLAHPHYWMSFKFIGDNSPVYTSYDIYFFAILVVLIIAFSIDQGVRIKKARRNRQA
- a CDS encoding sigma-70 family RNA polymerase sigma factor, translated to MINYTDAQILKGILRHDNLILQYIYKQYYYKVNYFIKKNQGSEDDASDIFQEAIIVIYRKLKENDLIFEKSSFQGYLFSVCRFLWLKQLEKRRIEREKLNDSLPFQEDIYDDNLVDLVEKNQKYGLYQKHFKTLSTDCQKLLQMFFEKVPLKEIAKIMGYKTEKYAKTRKYKCKELLIKRIKQDTEFKKILEDDT